Proteins co-encoded in one Panulirus ornatus isolate Po-2019 chromosome 54, ASM3632096v1, whole genome shotgun sequence genomic window:
- the LOC139765328 gene encoding uncharacterized protein, which produces MDLLLQLKASYEMFRRQLSESGIPEVDSRLVEKAVKEGQFLGEGTFGACYRLDGPDGVPLCVKILLARSLDRQWKSLLQEARQIVRVKDIVGMIRLVGVSLLPKPAIVTRYAGTSLSSLLDDGKVSRMNAVKIITQILYIMNEMTKANLAHADLKTNNIVVEETSTGPRVTIIDLGMTQKFGYIPGRRETKKNPIYAPETYDGCCLGPPTQVYQVGRVLKSIFKHAPVEDEELQRLAKEATGIAADRPELSTMFKRGKELLESEYRRSVLERPDDNVRPQKRTRVDDASEAPNPKRANVD; this is translated from the coding sequence ATGGATCTTCTCCTACAACTAAAGGCATCTTACGAAATGTTCAGACGACAGCTTTCCGAGAGTGGCATCCCTGAGGTGGACTCCCGACTGGTTGAGAAGGCCGTAAAGGAAGGACAGTTCCTGGGGGAAGGAACCTTTGGAGCCTGCTACCGACTCGATGGACCTGATGGAGTACCCTTGTGTGTTAAGATCCTTCTAGCACGCAGTCTCGACCGTCAGTGGAAGTCACTGTTGCAGGAAGCAAGACAAATAGTCAGAGTGAAGGATATTGTAGGGATGATAAGACTGGTGGGTGTTTCGTTGTTGCCTAAACCAGCTATCGTCACACGTTATGCTGGAACATCTCTCTCATCGCTCCTCGATGATGGGAAGGTTTCTAGAATGAATGCAGTCAAGattatcacacaaattctttataTCATGAATGAAATGACAAAGGCAAATCTTGCCCACGCCGACTTGAAGACAAACAATATAGTCGTAGAAGAAACGTCCACCGGGCCCAGGGTAACTATCATCGACCTGGGCATGACACAGAAGTTTGGTTACATCCCAGGTCGGAGGGAAACGAAAAAGAACCCCATCTACGCCCCTGAGACCTATGATGGTTGCTGTCTAGGCCCACCGACTCAAGTGTACCAAGTAGGGAGGGTACTTAAATCTATCTTCAAACATGCTCCGGTGGAGGATGAAGAATTGCAAAGGCTTGCAAAGGAAGCCACCGGCATAGCTGCAGATCGTCCAGAATTGAGCACTATGTTTAAAAGAGGAAAGGAGTTGCTGGAGAGCGAGTACCGCAGATCTGTGCTGGAGAGGCCAGACGACAACGTGAGGCCTCAGAAGCGGACAAGAGTTGATGATGCAAGTGAAGCTCCCAACCCAAAAAGAGCTAACGTGGACTGA